In Treponema primitia ZAS-2, a genomic segment contains:
- a CDS encoding 1-phosphofructokinase family hexose kinase, whose translation MIITVTLNPALDKTARVEIMQPNTLNRLSDVRVDAGGKGVNVSAMISALGGNSLATGFAGGGAGEELLSRIAGQGLAHDFVRIKSVTRTNLKVVDSKGALTELNEPGPEITAEEYSALEKKLLGFGTNGNTFVLSGSLPRGLKSDTYKKLCGLLRQNGAAVFLDADGPALELALNSDTSALHGVGLPNFIKPNRYELLKLFSMEDQETSEKILARLCLQLLDKGVELVSLSLGAEGALFARAEGIWRCPGLPIRVQSSVGAGDSMVAALVYGFEKGLGMEECFALAMAASAGACTTEGTRPPSRNLVDEYLKQVSLQKIVYGNL comes from the coding sequence ATGATCATCACGGTAACCTTAAATCCGGCCCTGGATAAGACTGCCAGGGTAGAGATTATGCAGCCCAATACCCTTAACCGCCTTTCCGATGTGCGTGTTGATGCCGGCGGAAAAGGGGTAAATGTGTCCGCCATGATAAGCGCTCTGGGCGGCAACAGTTTGGCTACCGGCTTTGCGGGAGGCGGGGCGGGTGAAGAGCTCTTGTCGAGAATTGCGGGGCAGGGTTTGGCCCATGATTTTGTGCGGATAAAATCGGTAACCCGCACAAATCTTAAAGTTGTTGATTCAAAAGGCGCCTTAACCGAATTAAACGAACCGGGACCGGAAATTACGGCTGAGGAATATTCGGCCTTGGAAAAAAAGCTTTTAGGTTTTGGAACAAACGGGAACACCTTTGTTCTTTCCGGGAGCCTCCCCAGGGGGCTTAAAAGCGATACGTATAAAAAACTCTGCGGCCTGCTTCGGCAAAACGGGGCTGCGGTATTTTTAGATGCCGATGGCCCGGCGTTGGAGCTGGCCCTCAATTCGGATACATCCGCTTTGCATGGGGTTGGACTTCCCAATTTTATTAAGCCCAACCGGTATGAGCTTTTAAAACTGTTCAGCATGGAAGACCAGGAAACTTCTGAAAAAATTTTAGCCCGCCTGTGCTTGCAATTGCTTGATAAGGGAGTTGAGCTGGTTAGTCTTTCTTTGGGGGCCGAGGGTGCGCTTTTTGCCAGGGCAGAGGGTATCTGGCGATGCCCGGGGCTCCCGATACGGGTACAGTCAAGTGTTGGCGCAGGGGACAGCATGGTGGCCGCCCTGGTATACGGTTTTGAAAAAGGTCTGGGGATGGAAGAATGTTTTGCCCTGGCCATGGCCGCCTCAGCAGGGGCCTGTACTACTGAAGGTACCAGGCCGCCTTCAAGGAATTTGGTAGATGAGTATTTGAAACAGGTTAGTTTACAAAAAATAGTATATGGGAATCTCTAA
- a CDS encoding BglG family transcription antiterminator, with the protein MNLSGISARLAHLLELLLAAQEPVKVDFLAEALGTSRRTVFRELETAGPVLNSFQAELVSIPGKGIAFSGTEDARKSIYAALGDYGLQPASKRERLLLLVIEILANSGVIQKLFYYSNILKVSESTVSNDINELEPWFKQHGIHLVRKGGIGIMPEGTEEAIRTALVSRLITDGETGGKSYTASFSFPGDLIEQGVREVMQSNGDKFEWMTAESYSMITVYLMVMVKRIFAEKSLGDENKVLGDYQITLAGIVAGDLSNYFSVSCGNAEIQGLAVQIQACRAKQETPVETGSPERKELIRALTYEMIDRFDSSIAGVLKTNEKLVQLLGKHLGSALTRLQAGLDDPNPLQMELINKYPEVFQKTCRAVTAMEESLGFKVPVNEITYIEIHFLSALAALGEKNIRKRILRAGVICVAGIGTSYMVAAQIRKRFIGDLELDVCGWDDRESWEKDDFIISTIPLENTEKPVVLIQAILQENDYQQIQNTINAYAFVERGMIVQKVDRSLDEQLEKLENILLFTRMLLGSFTVIRINADCSFDYLFRFASDRFAPLARETIYNKLMDREKISSQVIPDLGVILLHTRSDAITIPVFAILKPDGEKFKDEYFRGAKSCVVMLLPEAAPAEMTDLMGGLSSALIDVPAFLDAIHDGNEKVIKALLEAEISDSLLQYSNEKLKK; encoded by the coding sequence ATGAATTTATCCGGGATTTCGGCGCGGCTTGCACATCTTCTGGAACTGCTGCTGGCCGCGCAGGAACCGGTAAAGGTTGATTTCCTGGCAGAGGCCCTTGGAACCAGCCGGCGTACCGTATTTCGGGAACTGGAAACCGCGGGCCCTGTTTTGAATTCCTTTCAGGCGGAGCTTGTTTCCATTCCCGGAAAGGGTATCGCCTTTTCAGGAACAGAAGACGCGCGGAAAAGCATTTATGCAGCCCTTGGGGATTATGGTTTGCAGCCCGCTTCCAAACGGGAGCGTCTTTTGCTGCTGGTGATTGAAATTCTTGCGAATTCGGGGGTAATACAAAAACTGTTTTATTATTCCAATATACTAAAGGTTAGTGAATCCACAGTCAGCAATGATATTAATGAGCTGGAACCCTGGTTTAAGCAGCATGGTATACATCTTGTAAGAAAAGGCGGGATAGGGATAATGCCTGAGGGGACGGAAGAAGCGATACGCACCGCCCTGGTGAGCCGTCTTATTACGGATGGTGAGACAGGTGGAAAATCGTATACTGCTTCTTTTTCTTTTCCCGGAGATCTTATAGAACAGGGGGTACGGGAGGTTATGCAAAGCAACGGTGATAAGTTTGAATGGATGACCGCCGAATCCTATTCCATGATTACCGTATATTTAATGGTGATGGTAAAGCGTATCTTTGCGGAAAAGTCCCTTGGGGATGAAAATAAAGTCCTGGGTGATTATCAGATAACGCTTGCAGGTATTGTGGCAGGTGATCTTTCCAACTATTTTTCAGTATCCTGCGGAAATGCGGAAATTCAGGGACTAGCAGTTCAGATACAGGCTTGCCGGGCCAAGCAGGAAACGCCGGTAGAAACAGGCTCCCCGGAACGGAAGGAATTAATCCGGGCTTTAACCTACGAAATGATAGATCGTTTTGATTCTTCCATTGCCGGGGTTCTTAAAACTAATGAGAAATTGGTGCAGCTTCTGGGCAAACATTTAGGATCGGCTTTGACCAGGTTACAGGCAGGTCTGGATGATCCTAATCCTCTGCAAATGGAACTTATTAACAAGTATCCTGAAGTTTTTCAGAAAACCTGCCGCGCCGTAACGGCAATGGAAGAAAGCCTTGGGTTTAAGGTTCCTGTAAATGAAATTACTTATATTGAAATACATTTTCTGTCAGCCCTTGCGGCGCTTGGAGAAAAAAACATCAGGAAGCGGATCCTCCGGGCAGGGGTTATTTGTGTTGCCGGTATAGGGACATCCTATATGGTGGCGGCTCAAATACGAAAGCGTTTTATCGGGGATCTGGAATTGGATGTATGCGGTTGGGATGACAGGGAATCCTGGGAAAAGGATGATTTTATAATTTCAACAATTCCCCTGGAAAATACAGAAAAGCCGGTGGTATTAATCCAGGCAATCTTACAGGAAAATGATTATCAGCAAATACAAAATACAATCAATGCCTATGCCTTTGTTGAACGGGGAATGATTGTTCAAAAGGTAGATCGATCCCTTGATGAACAGCTTGAAAAACTGGAAAATATTTTGTTGTTTACCAGAATGCTTCTGGGTAGTTTTACGGTTATACGGATAAATGCTGATTGCAGTTTTGATTATTTGTTTCGTTTTGCATCTGATCGTTTTGCCCCTCTGGCCAGAGAGACTATTTACAATAAATTGATGGATCGTGAAAAAATTTCAAGCCAGGTAATCCCCGATCTGGGGGTTATTTTGCTCCATACCCGCAGCGATGCTATTACAATTCCGGTATTTGCGATACTTAAACCTGATGGAGAAAAATTCAAGGATGAGTATTTCAGAGGTGCAAAAAGTTGTGTGGTCATGCTCCTGCCCGAAGCTGCGCCGGCTGAAATGACCGACTTAATGGGCGGTTTATCAAGCGCCCTTATAGATGTACCGGCGTTTCTTGATGCAATTCATGATGGTAACGAAAAAGTAATTAAGGCTTTATTGGAAGCGGAAATTTCCGACTCCCTTCTTCAATACAGTAACGAAAAATTAAAGAAATAG
- a CDS encoding PTS sugar transporter subunit IIA, translating to MANLPMLRKENILLNQPKADRESIIRRCGRMLVDSGYANERYIEGMVKRDNSFTTYIGNYIALPHGEEAYKVDIIATGIVVLAFPEGIDWQGTLAYLVIGIAAKGDEHIDIMGNVVDNLETGDDVEKLVREGTVEDVYKMLAGASV from the coding sequence ATGGCGAATTTACCAATGCTCAGGAAGGAAAACATTCTGCTGAATCAACCCAAAGCGGATAGGGAAAGCATTATACGCCGCTGCGGAAGGATGCTGGTTGATTCGGGGTATGCGAATGAACGTTATATTGAAGGGATGGTAAAGAGGGATAATTCTTTTACCACTTATATCGGTAACTATATTGCACTACCCCACGGGGAAGAAGCGTACAAGGTTGATATTATTGCTACAGGTATTGTGGTACTTGCTTTTCCTGAGGGTATTGATTGGCAGGGAACCCTGGCATACCTGGTGATCGGAATTGCAGCCAAGGGTGATGAGCATATTGATATCATGGGCAACGTGGTGGATAACCTTGAAACCGGCGATGATGTTGAGAAACTTGTCAGGGAAGGAACTGTTGAGGATGTTTATAAAATGCTCGCCGGTGCTTCTGTATGA
- a CDS encoding CheR family methyltransferase yields MAVIRDLAEVNAELQEQMERTDTVDFKMITFSLAGKDYAVDIMNVKEIAKADKFTYVPNAASFVRGVYNLRGDIIPIVDLRTFFHLPTDKKKDGLENMLILRIEDRVYGTIVDKIDRVVGINSDSIQPPHPIFGDINIKYISGVVEKQGELFIILDVIRIFTQSEEDKAKPRGQAIQEASVSPAPDNFFPAPQSAAAAALPEPPRDSDLQFVKESLGALKRFTAGPYNDTWVRKRFADWATTHGGSDLQLKNASEAEEFLKPFYSPSTGAFWNDDFAYTLKAALPDMPSNSIQVWNLGCGKGYETFSLACILKSRYPDGHIKVWANDNDIMAISSAPNMIFDLEDVPEYCRGFMSKGKNGYSFSPAIKDSILFEYHDVLNENPLPELDIILARDLISFFNEQQQGKIFADFSEKLKTRGVIILGTNEELPEGEWLSIGKSGVSAFMRA; encoded by the coding sequence CGAGCTTCAGGAACAGATGGAACGGACCGATACGGTTGATTTCAAGATGATCACCTTTTCCCTTGCCGGGAAAGACTATGCGGTGGACATCATGAACGTCAAAGAAATCGCCAAAGCGGATAAGTTCACCTACGTTCCCAACGCCGCGTCCTTTGTCCGGGGGGTATACAACCTCCGGGGGGACATCATCCCGATTGTAGACCTCAGGACCTTCTTCCACCTTCCCACGGATAAAAAGAAGGATGGCCTGGAAAATATGCTGATTCTCCGCATTGAGGATCGGGTCTACGGGACTATCGTTGATAAGATCGACCGGGTGGTGGGGATCAATTCCGATTCCATCCAGCCTCCGCATCCCATATTCGGGGACATTAATATCAAATACATCAGCGGTGTGGTTGAAAAGCAGGGGGAGCTTTTCATCATCTTGGACGTGATCCGGATCTTTACCCAGAGCGAAGAGGACAAGGCGAAACCCCGGGGCCAGGCCATACAGGAAGCTTCCGTAAGCCCGGCGCCGGACAATTTCTTCCCTGCCCCCCAGAGCGCGGCTGCGGCTGCACTGCCTGAGCCTCCCCGGGACTCGGACCTCCAGTTTGTCAAAGAAAGTTTAGGCGCCCTTAAGCGGTTTACCGCCGGCCCCTACAACGATACCTGGGTCCGCAAGCGTTTTGCCGATTGGGCCACCACCCACGGGGGCAGCGATCTCCAGCTTAAAAACGCCTCCGAGGCTGAGGAATTCCTCAAGCCCTTCTATTCCCCCAGTACCGGGGCCTTCTGGAACGACGACTTTGCCTATACCCTTAAAGCAGCGCTGCCGGATATGCCCTCCAACAGCATCCAGGTTTGGAACCTGGGCTGCGGAAAGGGCTATGAAACTTTTTCATTAGCCTGTATACTCAAGTCACGGTATCCTGATGGTCATATCAAGGTCTGGGCCAATGATAACGACATCATGGCCATATCTTCGGCGCCAAATATGATTTTTGACCTGGAGGATGTGCCGGAGTATTGCCGGGGCTTTATGTCCAAAGGAAAGAACGGGTACAGTTTCAGCCCTGCTATCAAGGACTCGATACTTTTCGAGTACCATGACGTGCTGAATGAAAACCCCCTTCCTGAACTGGACATTATCCTGGCGCGGGATTTGATTTCCTTCTTTAATGAGCAGCAGCAGGGAAAAATCTTTGCCGATTTTTCCGAAAAACTGAAGACTCGGGGGGTAATTATTCTGGGAACAAATGAAGAACTTCCTGAAGGCGAATGGCTATCCATCGGGAAGAGCGGCGTTTCCGCATTTATGCGAGCTTAA
- a CDS encoding HPr family phosphocarrier protein encodes MMLQFTHTITDPNGIHARPAGLFVKEMQVFKSNVTINREEQSASAKQLIALMKMRLKCGQTFTVIAEGEDEAVAIEAAKTFLASNL; translated from the coding sequence ATGATGCTGCAATTTACCCATACTATTACGGATCCTAATGGTATCCATGCGAGGCCCGCAGGACTCTTTGTTAAAGAAATGCAGGTTTTTAAAAGCAATGTTACTATTAATCGTGAGGAACAAAGCGCCAGTGCAAAGCAGCTTATCGCGCTTATGAAGATGCGGCTCAAATGCGGCCAGACCTTTACCGTTATTGCCGAAGGAGAAGATGAGGCTGTTGCAATAGAAGCGGCAAAAACTTTTCTTGCCTCTAATTTGTAA
- a CDS encoding PTS mannitol transporter subunit IICB — protein sequence MKQAVQKVGRSLSAMVMPNLGAFIAWGLITALFIDTGWIPNKTLSAMVDPMLKYLLPLLIGYTGGKLAGGGVRGGVVGSIATIGVIMGAGIPMFLGAMIAGPLGGFCIKKFDEAIDGHIPAGFEMLINNFSAGIIGAILSILCYLGIGPVAETITNALGAGVGWLVDHRLLPFASIIVEPAKILFLNNAINHGVFTPLGSQQAETMGRSIYYMIESNPGPGMGLLLAYCLVGKGSAKSSAPGAAIIHFFGGIHEIYFPYVLMNPVLILAMIGGGFSGVLTLTIFKGGLIAPASPGSIFAELMMTPKGAYIPNILGILVGGTVSFFLSLILLKAFGKGDADLEAAQSKVKANKAESKGVELNEVKTAWDNKGAGSSPAEVKKIVFACDAGMGSSAMGATKLRKKILAAGFSDITVVHSPVSEIPADADIIVCHKELGGRASAAKPGARLVTITDFLNAPEYEELINSLKK from the coding sequence ATGAAACAAGCAGTTCAAAAAGTCGGGCGCTCGTTAAGTGCAATGGTTATGCCTAATCTGGGAGCGTTTATTGCATGGGGGCTCATAACTGCCCTTTTTATTGATACCGGCTGGATACCAAATAAAACATTAAGTGCCATGGTAGATCCCATGTTGAAGTATTTACTGCCCCTGCTGATTGGGTATACCGGCGGTAAGCTGGCGGGTGGTGGTGTCCGGGGCGGCGTAGTTGGTTCTATTGCCACCATCGGTGTCATTATGGGCGCCGGGATTCCTATGTTCCTGGGCGCAATGATTGCCGGGCCTCTGGGTGGTTTTTGTATCAAAAAATTTGATGAAGCTATTGATGGTCATATCCCGGCAGGTTTCGAAATGCTCATCAATAATTTTTCTGCGGGCATTATCGGTGCAATTCTTTCGATACTCTGTTATCTTGGTATCGGGCCGGTTGCAGAAACAATAACTAATGCCTTAGGCGCCGGGGTCGGCTGGCTGGTGGATCACAGGCTTTTGCCCTTTGCCTCAATCATTGTTGAACCTGCTAAGATTCTCTTCCTCAATAACGCAATAAACCACGGAGTCTTTACACCTCTGGGAAGCCAGCAGGCGGAAACCATGGGACGTTCAATCTATTATATGATTGAATCAAACCCCGGTCCCGGCATGGGGCTTTTGCTGGCCTACTGCCTTGTGGGAAAGGGCAGCGCCAAGAGCAGCGCCCCCGGAGCGGCAATCATTCATTTCTTTGGGGGTATTCACGAAATTTATTTCCCCTATGTGCTGATGAATCCGGTACTGATTCTCGCCATGATTGGCGGCGGTTTTTCCGGTGTACTTACTTTAACTATTTTTAAGGGCGGCCTTATCGCCCCGGCTTCTCCGGGATCAATTTTCGCAGAACTGATGATGACTCCCAAGGGCGCTTATATTCCCAATATTCTGGGTATCCTGGTAGGCGGGACAGTATCATTTTTCCTTTCACTGATCCTGCTTAAAGCCTTTGGAAAGGGAGACGCTGATCTTGAAGCCGCCCAGTCAAAAGTTAAGGCAAATAAAGCTGAATCAAAAGGTGTAGAGCTTAATGAAGTTAAAACCGCCTGGGACAATAAAGGCGCTGGGTCTTCACCGGCGGAAGTTAAGAAAATAGTCTTTGCCTGTGACGCAGGAATGGGTTCAAGTGCAATGGGCGCCACAAAACTGCGCAAGAAGATACTGGCCGCCGGATTTAGTGATATTACCGTAGTACATTCCCCGGTGAGTGAAATCCCTGCGGATGCTGATATTATTGTATGTCACAAGGAATTAGGCGGGCGGGCGTCCGCCGCTAAGCCGGGGGCGCGTTTGGTAACCATCACTGATTTCCTCAATGCTCCGGAGTATGAGGAACTTATCAATAGCCTGAAAAAGTAG
- a CDS encoding chemotaxis protein CheX, with protein sequence MRVEYINPFVEAAFNVLKEVLNTDVKRGDLYLKSTTMSIMGVAAMVGLAGDVEGRVLFDMTKPTALGIAGAMNGEAFTVMDELAKATIQELANMITAQAVTKLHDLGFKFDLTPPALFTGENMEISNREVEALIVPMELGNNIGKIEINVAVRERG encoded by the coding sequence ATGAGAGTTGAATATATTAACCCTTTTGTTGAAGCGGCCTTTAATGTTTTGAAAGAAGTCCTCAATACGGATGTGAAGCGGGGGGACCTCTACCTCAAATCCACCACCATGTCCATTATGGGGGTCGCCGCCATGGTCGGCCTTGCGGGGGATGTGGAAGGCCGGGTTCTCTTTGATATGACCAAGCCCACCGCCCTGGGGATTGCAGGGGCCATGAATGGTGAAGCTTTCACCGTCATGGACGAGCTTGCCAAGGCTACCATCCAGGAACTGGCCAACATGATCACCGCCCAGGCGGTTACCAAGCTCCATGACCTGGGCTTCAAGTTTGACCTGACCCCGCCGGCCCTTTTTACCGGTGAGAACATGGAAATCTCCAACCGCGAGGTGGAAGCCCTGATTGTTCCCATGGAGCTTGGCAATAATATCGGTAAAATCGAGATTAACGTAGCTGTCCGGGAACGGGGCTAG